Below is a window of Lebetimonas sp. JH292 DNA.
GGAGAGGAGTTTCTTAATTCTTTTTAAAAAGGCTCAAAAAAAGTCCGATACTTGCAATAATTACAATAGCAGGGGTTGGGGCGATGTCGTATTTTGCACTTATAAAAATTCCGGCGGTTGTAAAAACTGCGGCTAAAACAGCACTTAAAATAATCATTTTATAAAATTTATCTGTAAATCTTTCGGCTATAAGAGGCGGAATTGTAAAAAGAGCTAAAACCAATATAATTCCAATGGCTCTTACGCTCATTACAATACTAAGAGTCGTAAGAATTAAAAACAGTGTATAAATAATATTTGCGTTTATCCCCCTTAAATATAAAAATTCCCTGTCATAACTCATTGCAAGAAAATAGTTATATAAAAAAATTATAGAAATTAACAAAATAAAATCAACTCCTATCATATATTTTAAATCATTTGAATCAACAAGTAGAATATTTCCAAACAGATAACTTAACACGTCTGAATGATACCCTGGAGCCAAGGATAAAAATAAAATTCCCAAACTCATTCCAAGCGCCCAGATAACACCTAAAAAACTGTCAAGCCTATGGGGATATTTTATGGAAATAAATGCCAAAATCAGTGTTAAAAAAATGGCAAAAACAGTGGTTGTTAAAAGTACGGAACTCCCAAGAAAAATTGCAAGTCCTATTCCTCCAAAACTTCCATGGGCAATACTTCCGGTAATTGCTGAAGCTTTGTTTATAACTATCAGTGAGCCTATTATTCCAATTGCAATGCTAAGAAGAATTCCTGCATATACTGAATTACTTATTAAATCCCACATTTTTTTCCTTTAAAAAATCCATAAGCTCAATTTCGCAAAAATGCTTGTCTGTTGGAATATTAAGTTTTGGACCTTCGTGAATTACGGCAGTTTTATTAATATAAGCTATTTTATCAACTTCTTTAAATAATATTTTAATATCGTGACTAACAACAATACGTGTTATTTTAATATTTTCTATTAAATCAAGAATTTCTTTTTGTCCGTTTATGTCTATTGCGCTTGTAGGCTCATCCATTATTAAAATTTTAGGCTCGGTGACAAGTGCCCTTGCAATTAAGACTTTTTGCCTCTGGCCTCCTGAGAGATCGCTTATTTTTTTATTTTTAAGATTTTCTATTTTTAATTTTTTAAGGATATTTACTGCTTTTTCCTTGTCTTCTTTTGAATAAAAAAATTTACCTTTTTTAACTCTTCCCTGAAGCACTATATCAAAAACGGTTATTGGAATATCAAGGGAAAAGGTTGTATATTGGGGAACATAACCTATTAAATTTCTGGCTGAAAGCGGGGATTTATTATAAATTTTAATTTCCCCTTTATCTGGTTTTAAAAATCCTAAAATCAGTTTTAAAAGGGTGGTTTTTCCACCTCCGTTTGGCCCGATAATAGCTAAAAACTCTTTATCATCAAGAGTTAAATTAATATTTTTCAATATCCATTCACTATTATATTTAAAGAAAAGCTCTTTTATTTCAACCGCTTTCATTTAAGGGCTTTAATGAGTTCTTTAATGGTATATCTCGGATCTTCATTCAAAGGACTTATCACATAAGTTTTGGCATTTATTTTTTGAGCGATGATTTCGGCATATTTTTTAGGAAATTCCGGTGAAATTATTACTGTTTTTATATGATTTTCTTTTGCTGTTTTCAACACTTTATTAAGATATGAAAAGCTTGGTTCTTTACCTTCTTTTTCAAGAGCAACTTCTTTTATGTGAAAATCCTGGCTGAAATGATAAAATGCCGGGTGGAATGTAATAAATGATTTTTGATTTATATTTAAAAATCCTTCTTTTTCCAAAGCAGCTAAGGAATTAATATATTTTATATAATTATTTAAATAAAATTCTTTGTTTTTTGGATCTGCTTTAATTAATTCATCTAAAACAACTTTTGCTTCAAGCTGTAGTTTAGCAGGGCTTAGCCATATATGCGGGTTGGGTTCTTTATTTAAATATTTTCCAAAATATACCACTTTTATATTTGGATTTGTTTCTTTAATTTTGTTTATATATTTTTTATCAAAAGGCACTCCGATTGTAAAATAAACATCTGAATTTTTAATGTTTTTAAGCTCTTTAAAACTTATTGAATAGGTTGCAGGGCTGCTTCCGGGAGGTACCATTACATAAACATTGGCCTTTTCTTCGGCAATAGCTTTAACAACGCCTTTTTGGGGTAAAACCGTTACACTTATGTTTAAAGCAAAACTGAAAATAGGCAGTAATAAAATTAAAATTTTCCATTTTCCATTATCCATTTTCCATTGTTTTTTTGCATTCATTGCATATTCCTTTAAATTTAATTTCAACTGAATCTATTTCAAAATCCGTATATTTGGTTAGACTTATTACATCTTCAGGCTTTAAAGCATTCAGGCAGTAAATTTTTTTACATATTTTGCATTCAAAATGTGGATGAATAGGATTGTGAATTTTACAGTTTATTTCATAAAAACTAATGCCCTCGCTGTTTTTTATTTCTCTTATTATCTTTTTTTTAAGTAAGGAATGTATGTTTCTGTAAACAGTTGCTTTATCTACATTTAAATTTTTTTGCAACTCTTTTGCAGAATAAATACCTTTTTGTAACAATTTAGCTATTTTTAACTCTGTTTTTTTAAGATTAACTAATTTTTCGCACATGTTGAAATTATATCAAAAATGCAACTTGGTTGCAAAACTATTTTATTATCCCTTTTTTCAAAGGAACAAATTCACAGGACTCAATTTCTTCTTTTTTTCCATTTTTATAAAATTTTGTAATTATTTGTTTATTACCTTTATTAATTGGGGCTAAAATAAAACCGTTATTATCAAGCTGGGCGAATAATTCTTCCGGTATCTCTTCTGTTGCGACAGAAAAAAGTATTCTCTCATAAGGGGCAAATTCTCTCCATCCGAATCTTCCGTCATCACATTTTATATTTATATTAAAGAGTCTCATTTCTTCAAACCGTTTTTTTGCTTCTTTAACAAGTCTGCAGATTCTTTCAACTGTAAAAACGCGTCTTACAATTTTGCTCAAAATTGCCGCCTGATATCCGCTTCCGCTGCCTATTTCCAAAATTTTGTCAGTTCTGTCCAATTCAAGCAGACAGGTCATTTTTGCAATGGTTAAAGGGGATGAAATTGTAGATTGGTTATCAAGAGGGAGGGGGGTAATTTCATAAGTATGTTTTTCCAAGCCGGCAGGCACAAAAAATTTTCTGTCAATTTCACAGAATGCTTTGTAAATAGCGGGTGAAAAATTTACAAAATCGGCTAATTTATCTGCTAATATATGATTCATTTTATTCCTATGTCAAGTTTTTTTCTGATTTTTTTGTTTTTTTCCAAATCAATAAAAGTAGTAACTAATTCATTATTAAATTCAACACCTTCCCCCCACGCATCAAAACTGCATCCGTAAGCCTTTTCATTGGCGCTGTTTACCGCCAATACCTGAGACTGGGCGGAAAGAGCTAGGGCTTTATTAAGAGTTTTAAAGTGCTCCATTCTCTCTTTTCCCCATCTTGAAGGAGCTAAAATCAAATCAATGCCTTTAAATTTTTCCCAATACTGGGTAAATCTGAGTTCAAAACAGATTAAAGATGTTATTTTTAAATCTCTCCATTTAAAAATATCCGGTTTTCCGCCTACTTCAAAAAATTTTTTTTCATATCCGAAAAGATTATATTTGGCTCTTTTATAAATTAGTCCGTTGTCAAAAAAACAAAAATAGTTTTTGTTTTCTAAAATAATACTCAGGGCAAAAGCTTTTTTTATTTTTGAAAGTTCATCTATTGTAAATTCACCGAATTCATTAGCTTTTTTCCAGTTTTTATAATCAAATCCGGTTAAGCAGACTTCCGGAAAAAGAAGAAAATCGGAAGAGGAATTTTTTATTATATTAATAACTTTTTCTAAATTTTTTTTATAATCATCGGTTGTATAAAAATTAACTAATTCAACTTTTAACTTTTCACTTTTCACTTCCATAAACTCTTTTATAAATTTTGTCTACATTTCTCGTATAATAATTGTAATCAAAAAGACTTCTTATTTCATCCTCTTTCATAACTTTTCTCAAATCCTCATCTTTTAGCAGGTTTTCCAAAAACAGACTCTCACCTTTGTCATTGATTGGTTTTTTCCCTTTTTGAAGCTCTTCCCATACTTTCATTGCGTTTCTTTGAACTATTTTATAAGCGTTTTCCCTGCTTATTCCTTTTTTGGGAAGTTCTAAAAGAACTCTTTGAGAAAATACAAGCCCTCCCGTTAAATTAAGGTTTTTCATCATATTTTCCGGATATACCAAAAGATTTGCAATAATATTATTTAGTCTGTGGAGCATAAAATCGGTGGTAACAAATGCGTCCGGTAGCCAGAATCTCTCAACCGAGCTGTGGCTTATATCTCTTTCATGCCAAAGGGCGACATCTTCCATTGCCGGAATAGTATAGCTTCTGATAACCCTTGCAAGACCTGTTATGTTTTCACTGAGAACAGGGTTTCTTTTATGCGGCATTGCAGATGAGCCTTTTTGACCTTTTGAAAAATATTCTTCCGCTTCATAAACTTCCGTTCTTTGAAAATGTCTTATATTTACCGCTATTTTTTCCACTGTGCTTGCGAGCAGCCCCAAAGATGAAGCAAGGCGCGCATATCTGTCTCTCTGGATTACCTGATTTGAAATAGGGGCAGGTTTAAGACCTAAAAATTCACATGTAAGCTCTTCAAGCTCAACCGGAGCGTGTGCAAAATTACCCATAGCGCCGCTTAATTTTCCGACACTGATAACTTCAAGTGTTTCTTTTAAATTTTTAAGGTGTCTTTTCATTTCTTCATACCAGATGGATAAAACAAGCCCGAAAGTAATTGGCTCCCCGTGAATTCCGTGGCTTCTTCCAACCATTAACGTATATTTATGCTCCATTGCCCTTTTTTTGATGCTTTCCATTACCATTTTTACATCATCAATAATTATTTTAAGAGAATTTCTCATTTGAAGGGCTGTTGCCGTGTCAATAGTGTCTGAGCTGGTGAGGGCATAATGGACCCATCTGCTCTCATTTCCCAGGCTTTCAGCCACGCTTGTTAAAAATGCTATTACATCGT
It encodes the following:
- a CDS encoding metal ABC transporter permease: MWDLISNSVYAGILLSIAIGIIGSLIVINKASAITGSIAHGSFGGIGLAIFLGSSVLLTTTVFAIFLTLILAFISIKYPHRLDSFLGVIWALGMSLGILFLSLAPGYHSDVLSYLFGNILLVDSNDLKYMIGVDFILLISIIFLYNYFLAMSYDREFLYLRGINANIIYTLFLILTTLSIVMSVRAIGIILVLALFTIPPLIAERFTDKFYKMIILSAVLAAVFTTAGIFISAKYDIAPTPAIVIIASIGLFLSLFKKN
- the purB gene encoding adenylosuccinate lyase, encoding MVERYARSEMKKLWSQEAKYGAWLEVEKAAVKAWNKLGLIPDVDAKKIIENAKFDIKRIETIEKETKHDVIAFLTSVAESLGNESRWVHYALTSSDTIDTATALQMRNSLKIIIDDVKMVMESIKKRAMEHKYTLMVGRSHGIHGEPITFGLVLSIWYEEMKRHLKNLKETLEVISVGKLSGAMGNFAHAPVELEELTCEFLGLKPAPISNQVIQRDRYARLASSLGLLASTVEKIAVNIRHFQRTEVYEAEEYFSKGQKGSSAMPHKRNPVLSENITGLARVIRSYTIPAMEDVALWHERDISHSSVERFWLPDAFVTTDFMLHRLNNIIANLLVYPENMMKNLNLTGGLVFSQRVLLELPKKGISRENAYKIVQRNAMKVWEELQKGKKPINDKGESLFLENLLKDEDLRKVMKEDEIRSLFDYNYYTRNVDKIYKRVYGSEK
- a CDS encoding metal ABC transporter ATP-binding protein — encoded protein: MKAVEIKELFFKYNSEWILKNINLTLDDKEFLAIIGPNGGGKTTLLKLILGFLKPDKGEIKIYNKSPLSARNLIGYVPQYTTFSLDIPITVFDIVLQGRVKKGKFFYSKEDKEKAVNILKKLKIENLKNKKISDLSGGQRQKVLIARALVTEPKILIMDEPTSAIDINGQKEILDLIENIKITRIVVSHDIKILFKEVDKIAYINKTAVIHEGPKLNIPTDKHFCEIELMDFLKEKNVGFNK
- a CDS encoding metal ABC transporter solute-binding protein, Zn/Mn family, translating into MNAKKQWKMDNGKWKILILLLPIFSFALNISVTVLPQKGVVKAIAEEKANVYVMVPPGSSPATYSISFKELKNIKNSDVYFTIGVPFDKKYINKIKETNPNIKVVYFGKYLNKEPNPHIWLSPAKLQLEAKVVLDELIKADPKNKEFYLNNYIKYINSLAALEKEGFLNINQKSFITFHPAFYHFSQDFHIKEVALEKEGKEPSFSYLNKVLKTAKENHIKTVIISPEFPKKYAEIIAQKINAKTYVISPLNEDPRYTIKELIKALK
- a CDS encoding protein-L-isoaspartate(D-aspartate) O-methyltransferase, with the translated sequence MNHILADKLADFVNFSPAIYKAFCEIDRKFFVPAGLEKHTYEITPLPLDNQSTISSPLTIAKMTCLLELDRTDKILEIGSGSGYQAAILSKIVRRVFTVERICRLVKEAKKRFEEMRLFNINIKCDDGRFGWREFAPYERILFSVATEEIPEELFAQLDNNGFILAPINKGNKQIITKFYKNGKKEEIESCEFVPLKKGIIK
- a CDS encoding carbon-nitrogen hydrolase family protein, with product MEVKSEKLKVELVNFYTTDDYKKNLEKVINIIKNSSSDFLLFPEVCLTGFDYKNWKKANEFGEFTIDELSKIKKAFALSIILENKNYFCFFDNGLIYKRAKYNLFGYEKKFFEVGGKPDIFKWRDLKITSLICFELRFTQYWEKFKGIDLILAPSRWGKERMEHFKTLNKALALSAQSQVLAVNSANEKAYGCSFDAWGEGVEFNNELVTTFIDLEKNKKIRKKLDIGIK
- a CDS encoding Fur family transcriptional regulator, which gives rise to MCEKLVNLKKTELKIAKLLQKGIYSAKELQKNLNVDKATVYRNIHSLLKKKIIREIKNSEGISFYEINCKIHNPIHPHFECKICKKIYCLNALKPEDVISLTKYTDFEIDSVEIKFKGICNECKKTMENG